A stretch of Euzebyales bacterium DNA encodes these proteins:
- a CDS encoding MBL fold metallo-hydrolase, whose amino-acid sequence MIDRLVLGIWQANCFIVGDREHATAVIVDPGQDGAERIAGRLDALGLTCEAVLLTHGHLDHLWSAPTLADKLDVPVLLHPEDRWLWDNPAAGFGAPLAGLEQQFGLRWAPPTERLEPIADGQVLPHAGLRLRVRHTPGHTPGSCVFVTEDDEPIMLSGDLLFAGSVGRTDFPRGSMSEQNDSLRRVVLPLDDGTTVHPGHGPDTTVGTERSTNPFLRAL is encoded by the coding sequence GTGATCGACCGTTTGGTGCTGGGGATCTGGCAGGCGAACTGCTTCATCGTGGGTGACCGCGAGCACGCCACCGCGGTCATCGTCGACCCCGGCCAGGACGGTGCCGAACGCATCGCCGGCCGGCTCGACGCGCTCGGCCTGACGTGCGAGGCCGTGCTGCTGACCCACGGCCACCTCGACCACCTGTGGTCGGCGCCGACGTTGGCCGACAAGCTCGACGTCCCGGTGCTGCTGCATCCCGAGGACCGCTGGCTCTGGGACAACCCGGCCGCCGGCTTCGGGGCGCCCCTGGCGGGGCTGGAGCAGCAGTTCGGTCTCCGGTGGGCACCGCCGACGGAGCGGCTCGAGCCGATCGCCGACGGGCAGGTGCTGCCGCACGCGGGCCTGCGACTGCGGGTCCGCCACACGCCGGGGCACACACCCGGCTCGTGCGTGTTCGTGACCGAGGACGACGAACCGATCATGCTCTCGGGCGACCTGCTGTTCGCGGGATCCGTGGGTCGGACGGACTTCCCGCGCGGATCGATGAGTGAGCAGAACGACTCGTTGCGCCGGGTGGTCCTGCCATTGGATGACGGCACGACGGTCCACCCCGGCCACGGACCGGACACGACGGTCGGGACGGAGCGCTCGACGAACCCGTTCCTGCGCGCCCTCTGA
- a CDS encoding sugar transferase: MSATRPTTPRNDDVRVETDPELPLLGRLNRRGFRLLMAADMLVIVASIIVPVAIGVAFGLLRLTWPTSYYVVGYLLAVGIHFVSFYFGGLYEREQRLGSRPVLPRIVSMSIGAMLLVALVQQFTVVRTEIRVVPLSVLLFVPVLVSLGLAANRRISRTMRARREGPPRVLLAGVPDDVNLAREHIEDVGGTADIVGSTTKVTDLLALQQQTGATDVLVVTSRLIDDAYPEPLSTLETLGVNVLRRISAQDTLLGLSGVREVAGLPFVVLGGSALPSSRARFKRTIELLELLVLSPLWVTAGVGIGLYVLATAGRPVLFWQRRVGMDGRPFHMVKFRTMRTDAELAVGPVLAAADDARVVPALEWLRRTRLDELPNLWNVVRGEMSIVGPRPERPELTEQFEGVIPGYDRRHEIPPGLTGLAQVHGRYHTDPEYKLGYDLQYLVNWSPVLDLQIQLRTIWVMVTRRL; the protein is encoded by the coding sequence ATGAGTGCGACACGCCCGACCACGCCGCGCAACGATGACGTGCGCGTGGAGACCGATCCGGAACTCCCGCTGCTCGGCCGTCTGAACCGCCGCGGGTTCCGCCTGCTCATGGCGGCCGACATGCTGGTGATCGTCGCGTCGATCATCGTGCCGGTCGCCATCGGTGTCGCCTTCGGACTGCTGCGGCTGACGTGGCCGACGAGCTACTACGTCGTGGGGTATCTGCTCGCGGTCGGCATCCACTTCGTCAGCTTCTACTTCGGTGGCCTGTACGAGCGCGAGCAGCGGCTCGGCAGCCGGCCGGTGCTCCCGCGGATCGTCAGCATGTCGATCGGCGCGATGCTGCTGGTCGCGCTCGTACAGCAGTTCACGGTGGTCCGCACGGAGATCCGTGTGGTCCCGCTGTCGGTGCTGCTGTTCGTCCCGGTGCTCGTGTCACTGGGACTGGCAGCCAACCGCCGGATCTCCCGGACGATGCGGGCGCGTCGCGAGGGTCCGCCGCGGGTCCTCCTGGCCGGCGTGCCCGACGACGTCAACCTGGCGCGTGAGCACATCGAGGACGTGGGTGGCACAGCGGACATCGTTGGCTCGACCACGAAGGTCACGGACCTGCTGGCGTTACAGCAGCAGACGGGGGCGACCGATGTGCTGGTCGTGACCTCGCGGCTGATCGACGACGCCTACCCCGAGCCGTTGTCGACGCTCGAGACGCTGGGCGTCAACGTGCTGCGCCGCATCTCGGCGCAGGACACGCTGCTCGGGCTCAGCGGCGTCCGCGAGGTGGCGGGCCTGCCGTTCGTGGTCCTCGGCGGCTCGGCCCTACCCTCGTCACGCGCGCGGTTCAAGCGGACGATCGAACTGCTGGAACTGCTGGTCCTCTCGCCGCTGTGGGTGACGGCCGGCGTCGGCATCGGGCTGTACGTCTTGGCGACCGCCGGCCGTCCCGTGCTGTTCTGGCAGCGACGCGTCGGGATGGATGGACGCCCGTTCCACATGGTCAAGTTCCGCACGATGCGCACCGATGCCGAACTCGCCGTCGGTCCGGTCCTGGCCGCGGCCGACGACGCGCGGGTGGTGCCGGCCCTGGAGTGGCTGCGGCGGACGAGGCTCGACGAGCTGCCGAACCTGTGGAACGTGGTGCGTGGCGAAATGTCGATCGTCGGACCGCGACCCGAACGACCCGAGCTGACCGAGCAGTTCGAGGGCGTCATCCCGGGCTACGACCGTCGTCACGAGATCCCGCCGGGTCTGACCGGTCTGGCACAGGTCCACGGCCGCTACCACACGGATCCGGAGTACAAGCTCGGCTACGACCTGCAGTACCTCGTCAACTGGTCGCCCGTGCTGGACCTGCAGATCCAGCTGCGCACCATCTGGGTCATGGTGACCCGCCGGCTGTGA
- a CDS encoding bifunctional (p)ppGpp synthetase/guanosine-3',5'-bis(diphosphate) 3'-pyrophosphohydrolase: protein MDDGVAHSEGRSAADIISAHHDSTALEITQPLPRITSGGVAASSVQDRREAAELIEGLPRARPSGVKAVLSRLPFDIGLQVPELLQPLVGKLKQHSPKVDVREVVRAYICAERAHEGQMRKSGDPYIIHPVGVAETLAELGMDTPTIVAALLHDTVEDTVMSSAELAAEFGDEVAMLVDGVTKLDKVQVSSSLERQAESLRKMLLAMARDYRVLLIKLADRLHNMRTLHHMPRHKQERIADETLQIYAPLAHRLGMQNFKWQLEDLAFQTLHGKRYDEIKAMVRERQPERDRYLDRVVGDVEQLLKGVKIKADVSGRPKHYYSIYEKMVRRGKEFSDIYDLVGIRVIVDSVKDCYGALGMIHSRWHPVPGRFKDYIAMPKFNLYQSLHTTVMGPAGMTLEVQIRTQAMHRTAEFGVAAHWKYKQASRSEQSEAQWLTQMIDMHQTTAEPDEFLSNIRLDLDADEVFVFTPDGDIKSLPKGSTPVDFAYAIHTEVGHRTVGARVNGRLVSLEYELHNGETVEILTSKAQEAGPSRDWLDFVGSSRARAKIRQWFSRERRVDAIEKGRQALRGELGRQSTGWRRLMTGSELSAVAADMNYHDLDALYRAIGEGHLSAQTVIGHLIGRLTDEEEGEEILPPTIVGPPPRDINAVLVDGLDDVMVSLAQCCHPVPGDDILGFITRGRGVSVHRSDCTNAEDLRRQSDRLIDVTWDTGVLAMFRVTMQVDALDRKHLLRDITTVLGDLHVNILSAQVTTRRDRVAKLRFTFELADIAHLDHILAQVMRVESVYDAFRVIPRKNGG from the coding sequence GTGGATGATGGTGTAGCGCACTCGGAGGGCCGCAGCGCGGCCGACATCATCAGTGCACACCACGATTCCACCGCTCTCGAGATCACCCAGCCGCTGCCGCGGATCACCAGCGGCGGCGTGGCTGCATCGAGTGTCCAGGACCGGCGCGAGGCCGCCGAGCTGATCGAGGGGCTGCCGCGCGCCCGACCGTCCGGCGTCAAGGCCGTCCTGTCGCGCCTGCCGTTCGACATCGGCCTGCAGGTCCCCGAGCTGCTGCAGCCGTTGGTCGGCAAGCTCAAGCAGCACTCGCCGAAGGTCGACGTCCGTGAGGTCGTCCGCGCGTACATCTGCGCGGAGCGGGCCCACGAGGGCCAGATGCGCAAGTCCGGCGACCCCTACATCATCCACCCGGTCGGGGTCGCGGAGACCCTGGCCGAGCTGGGCATGGACACGCCCACGATCGTCGCCGCGCTGCTCCACGACACGGTCGAGGACACCGTCATGAGCTCCGCGGAGCTGGCGGCCGAGTTCGGTGACGAGGTCGCGATGCTCGTCGACGGGGTCACCAAGCTCGACAAGGTGCAGGTCAGCTCCTCGCTCGAGCGTCAGGCCGAGTCGCTGCGCAAGATGCTGCTGGCGATGGCCCGCGACTACCGCGTGCTCCTGATCAAGCTGGCCGACCGGCTGCACAACATGCGCACCCTGCACCACATGCCGCGGCACAAGCAGGAGCGGATCGCCGACGAGACGCTGCAGATCTACGCCCCGCTCGCGCACCGCCTCGGCATGCAGAACTTCAAGTGGCAGCTCGAGGATCTGGCGTTCCAGACGCTGCACGGCAAGCGCTACGACGAGATCAAGGCGATGGTCCGCGAGCGCCAGCCCGAACGGGACCGCTACCTCGATCGGGTGGTCGGCGACGTCGAGCAACTGCTCAAGGGCGTCAAGATCAAAGCCGACGTCAGCGGTCGGCCCAAGCACTACTACTCGATCTACGAGAAGATGGTGCGGCGCGGCAAGGAGTTCTCCGACATCTACGACCTCGTCGGCATCCGCGTGATCGTCGACAGTGTCAAGGACTGCTACGGCGCGCTCGGCATGATCCACTCGCGATGGCATCCGGTCCCGGGCCGGTTCAAGGACTACATCGCGATGCCGAAGTTCAACCTGTACCAGTCGCTGCACACGACGGTCATGGGTCCTGCCGGCATGACGCTGGAGGTGCAGATCCGCACGCAGGCGATGCACCGCACGGCCGAGTTCGGCGTCGCCGCCCACTGGAAGTACAAGCAGGCCAGCCGCTCGGAGCAGTCCGAGGCGCAGTGGCTGACGCAGATGATCGACATGCACCAGACCACCGCGGAGCCCGACGAGTTCCTGTCGAACATCCGCCTGGACCTCGACGCCGACGAGGTCTTCGTGTTCACGCCCGACGGCGACATCAAGTCGCTGCCGAAGGGATCGACCCCGGTCGACTTCGCGTACGCCATCCACACCGAGGTCGGACACCGCACCGTCGGCGCGCGCGTCAACGGGCGCCTCGTGTCGCTCGAGTACGAGTTGCACAATGGCGAGACGGTCGAGATCCTGACGTCAAAGGCGCAGGAGGCCGGTCCCAGCCGCGACTGGCTCGACTTCGTCGGGTCGTCGCGTGCGCGGGCGAAGATCCGCCAGTGGTTCTCCCGTGAGCGCCGCGTCGACGCCATCGAGAAGGGCCGCCAGGCGCTGCGGGGCGAACTCGGTCGACAGAGCACGGGCTGGCGACGGCTGATGACCGGGTCGGAGCTGTCCGCTGTCGCGGCGGACATGAACTACCACGACCTCGACGCGCTGTACCGCGCGATCGGCGAAGGCCACCTGTCGGCCCAAACCGTGATCGGTCACCTCATCGGCAGGCTGACCGACGAGGAGGAGGGCGAGGAGATCCTTCCGCCGACGATCGTCGGCCCCCCGCCGCGGGACATCAACGCGGTGCTCGTCGACGGCCTCGACGATGTCATGGTCTCGCTGGCGCAGTGCTGCCACCCTGTGCCCGGCGACGACATCCTCGGGTTCATCACCCGCGGTCGCGGTGTCAGCGTCCACCGGTCGGACTGCACGAACGCCGAGGACCTGCGCAGGCAGTCGGACCGGCTGATCGATGTGACCTGGGACACCGGTGTCCTGGCGATGTTCCGCGTGACCATGCAGGTCGACGCTCTGGACCGCAAGCACCTGCTGCGCGACATCACGACGGTGCTCGGCGACCTGCACGTCAACATCCTGTCCGCCCAGGTGACGACCCGGCGCGACCGCGTCGCCAAGCTGCGGTTCACCTTCGAGCTGGCCGACATCGCCCACCTCGACCACATCCTGGCGCAGGTGATGCGCGTCGAATCGGTGTACGACGCCTTCCGCGTCATCCCCCGCAAGAACGGCGGCTGA
- a CDS encoding DUF948 domain-containing protein, translated as MRSSFMIGLIVAVVAAIFVVLGLAFDGASFLGVAAIVAAVGFGAAMVGVLALLANLVTTVQQLTTTVKQITDETVPLLGGINETVAGVNTELARIDTIVASVQQVSYRAEGVAGVLHAAVANPLIKGIAFVTGTRAAAKAARRVT; from the coding sequence GTGCGCAGCTCGTTCATGATCGGACTGATCGTCGCGGTCGTCGCCGCGATCTTCGTCGTTCTCGGCCTGGCCTTCGACGGCGCGAGCTTCCTCGGTGTGGCGGCGATCGTTGCTGCGGTCGGGTTCGGGGCGGCGATGGTCGGCGTGCTGGCACTGCTCGCGAACCTCGTGACGACCGTCCAGCAGCTGACGACGACCGTCAAGCAGATCACCGACGAGACCGTTCCGCTGCTCGGCGGGATCAACGAGACCGTCGCGGGCGTCAACACCGAGCTCGCACGGATCGATACCATCGTGGCGAGCGTCCAACAGGTGTCGTACCGCGCTGAGGGTGTCGCGGGCGTCCTGCACGCAGCGGTCGCCAACCCCCTGATCAAGGGCATCGCGTTCGTCACCGGGACCCGTGCGGCGGCCAAGGCGGCACGCAGGGTCACCTGA
- a CDS encoding UbiA family prenyltransferase: protein MSSGEREAPRRVRRPMLRRATALLRAAHPEPSAAVTLAATALAVGAGLGSRAVLVAVAVGTGQLSIGWSNDWLDRDRDRAGGRVDKPVARGDVGAGTVLAAAVIALTVCVVASLALGPAAAAAHLVGVAAGWLYNAVAKRTAFSIVPWMVAFGLLPAVVTLTRPLERWPAWWIVAAGAVLGGGAHLANAIPDLAQDRASGVEGLPHRLGRRRASWLATTLVAVGIALVATGVPLWPAGLAIGGAGSLGLAWVVVATARGRERAAFRGVVALLLLLALGVVLSGARIT from the coding sequence ATGAGCAGCGGCGAACGCGAGGCACCCCGGCGGGTGCGGCGGCCCATGCTACGCCGAGCGACAGCGCTGCTGCGCGCCGCCCACCCCGAGCCGTCGGCCGCGGTGACGCTGGCCGCCACGGCACTGGCCGTCGGTGCAGGGCTGGGCTCACGTGCTGTGCTCGTCGCCGTGGCCGTCGGCACCGGCCAGTTGTCCATCGGATGGAGCAACGACTGGCTCGATCGTGACCGTGACCGTGCGGGCGGGCGGGTGGACAAGCCCGTCGCGCGGGGCGACGTGGGCGCCGGGACGGTGCTCGCCGCAGCGGTGATCGCGCTGACCGTGTGCGTCGTCGCGTCGCTCGCGCTTGGTCCTGCCGCCGCGGCAGCGCACCTGGTCGGTGTCGCGGCGGGCTGGCTGTACAACGCCGTGGCGAAGCGCACGGCGTTCAGCATCGTGCCGTGGATGGTGGCGTTCGGTCTGCTGCCGGCGGTGGTCACGCTGACCAGGCCGCTGGAGCGCTGGCCGGCCTGGTGGATCGTCGCCGCCGGTGCCGTGCTCGGTGGTGGCGCACACCTCGCCAACGCCATCCCGGATCTCGCGCAGGATCGGGCGTCCGGCGTGGAGGGCCTGCCGCACCGTCTGGGACGTCGCCGCGCCTCGTGGCTCGCCACGACGCTCGTGGCCGTCGGCATCGCGCTGGTCGCCACCGGCGTCCCGCTGTGGCCCGCGGGGCTGGCGATCGGTGGAGCGGGATCGCTGGGCCTGGCGTGGGTCGTCGTCGCGACCGCGCGTGGACGCGAACGCGCAGCGTTCCGCGGGGTCGTGGCGCTGCTGCTCCTGCTGGCGCTGGGCGTTGTGCTGAGCGGCGCCCGGATCACCTGA
- the aspS gene encoding aspartate--tRNA ligase, with protein sequence MTPYGAMRTHGAGTLRAGDDGTAVVLAGWVARRRDHGGVAFLDLRDRTGIVQVVADPEADEALQAAHDVRSEYVIRVHGDVRLRPEGMTNERLDTGDVEVAASRLEVLAPADTPPFPIDDRVEVDELMRLRYRYLDIRRAPVSRVLAVRSQTTRIIREVMDAHGFVDVETPLLTRSTPEGARDFLVPSRMRSGAFYALPQSPQLFKQLLMVAGIERYYQIARCFRDEDFRADRQPEFTQLDVEASFIDEEDIYALVEELLSTVWARVLDVKLDPPFRRMRYAETMSRFGTDRPDLRFGLELVDLREVFGATQVGVFSGALDAGGTVIAVCLPGGGSLTRKQFDGWVDFARARGAKGLAWAVVNDDHTLRSPLAKFMSDDEVAGLLAATDAGPGDAIFFGAGVERATQELMGALRVALARDGDLVPTDRWEFVWITEPPVVEWNDGERRWDAVHHPFTAPTDQALELLDSDPGAMAARAYDIVLNGTELGGGSIRINRADLQRRIFDVLGIDPGTAVERFGFLLDAFSYGAPPHGGIAFGLDRLVMLLAGEDSIRDVIPFPKTQTGADVLTGAPSPVDDDQLRALGLRARPVR encoded by the coding sequence GTGACCCCCTACGGAGCAATGCGGACCCACGGCGCAGGAACGCTGCGGGCGGGTGACGACGGTACCGCAGTCGTGCTCGCCGGTTGGGTGGCGCGCCGCCGCGATCACGGTGGGGTGGCGTTCCTGGATCTGCGTGACCGCACCGGCATCGTCCAGGTCGTGGCCGACCCCGAGGCCGACGAGGCGCTGCAGGCCGCGCACGACGTCCGCAGCGAGTACGTCATCCGGGTCCACGGCGACGTGCGGCTCCGCCCGGAGGGCATGACCAACGAGCGGCTGGACACCGGCGACGTCGAGGTCGCCGCATCGAGGCTGGAGGTGCTCGCCCCCGCCGACACGCCGCCGTTCCCGATCGACGACCGCGTTGAGGTCGACGAGCTGATGCGGTTGCGCTACCGCTATCTGGACATCCGTCGGGCACCGGTCTCGCGGGTGCTGGCGGTCCGGTCGCAGACGACCCGGATCATCCGCGAGGTCATGGACGCACACGGGTTCGTCGACGTCGAAACCCCGCTGCTCACCCGGTCGACGCCCGAGGGGGCGCGCGACTTCCTGGTGCCGTCCCGCATGCGCTCCGGCGCGTTCTACGCGCTGCCGCAGTCACCGCAGCTGTTCAAGCAACTGCTGATGGTCGCCGGGATCGAGCGCTACTACCAGATCGCGCGGTGCTTCCGCGACGAGGACTTCCGCGCCGACCGCCAGCCCGAGTTCACCCAGCTCGACGTCGAGGCGAGCTTCATCGACGAGGAGGACATCTACGCCCTCGTCGAGGAGTTGCTGTCCACGGTCTGGGCACGCGTCCTGGACGTCAAGCTCGACCCACCGTTCCGGCGCATGCGCTACGCGGAGACGATGTCGCGCTTCGGGACGGACCGCCCCGATCTGCGGTTCGGTCTCGAGCTGGTCGATCTGCGCGAGGTCTTCGGCGCCACCCAGGTCGGTGTGTTCTCCGGTGCGCTCGACGCCGGGGGCACGGTCATCGCCGTGTGCCTGCCCGGTGGGGGATCGCTCACGCGCAAGCAGTTCGACGGCTGGGTCGACTTCGCCCGGGCGCGTGGCGCGAAGGGGCTGGCGTGGGCGGTCGTCAACGACGATCACACCCTGCGCAGTCCGCTGGCCAAGTTCATGAGCGACGACGAGGTTGCTGGCCTGCTGGCGGCGACCGACGCAGGGCCGGGTGACGCAATCTTCTTCGGCGCCGGCGTCGAACGTGCCACGCAGGAGCTCATGGGCGCGCTGCGCGTGGCTCTGGCGCGTGATGGCGATCTCGTGCCGACGGACCGCTGGGAGTTCGTGTGGATCACCGAGCCGCCGGTGGTCGAGTGGAACGACGGCGAACGACGCTGGGATGCGGTGCACCATCCGTTCACGGCGCCGACCGACCAGGCGCTCGAACTGCTCGACAGCGATCCGGGTGCCATGGCCGCCCGCGCGTACGACATCGTGCTCAACGGCACGGAGCTCGGTGGAGGGTCGATCCGGATCAACCGGGCGGACCTCCAACGGCGGATCTTCGACGTCCTCGGCATCGATCCCGGGACGGCCGTCGAGCGCTTCGGGTTCCTGCTCGACGCGTTCTCCTACGGCGCGCCCCCGCACGGTGGCATCGCGTTCGGGCTCGATCGGCTGGTCATGCTGCTGGCCGGCGAGGACTCGATCCGCGACGTCATCCCGTTCCCAAAGACCCAGACGGGTGCCGATGTCCTGACGGGCGCCCCGTCACCCGTCGACGACGACCAGTTGCGCGCCCTGGGTCTGCGCGCGCGTCCGGTCCGCTGA
- a CDS encoding TrkA C-terminal domain-containing protein, with translation MFQVVSLLLVAAFTLLIGRLGTIALTATGLPRPIAKFQARSALSGAGYTTNESESVVSHPARRRIVMMLMTVGSLGSAAIIATLIASMWNVSGFGAGFERGLMIIGGVFVLWLILRIPTLDRTLARVFAGIVKRMTDVDIRDYGHMLRLSGDYGISELLVETDDWMTEKTLAELDLSHEGLLVLGIIRGDHYFGAPKGSYLVRTGDTLMVYGPVERLAELDDRRTGATGEAAHRDAIEAQREIERREHIAQATETGNTPNLQGAEPPAGGSDGQRPPDEPDR, from the coding sequence GTGTTCCAGGTCGTCTCGTTGCTGCTCGTGGCGGCCTTCACGCTGCTCATCGGCCGGCTGGGCACGATCGCACTGACCGCGACGGGCCTCCCGCGACCGATCGCCAAGTTCCAGGCACGGTCGGCGCTGTCGGGCGCGGGCTACACCACCAACGAGTCGGAGTCGGTCGTCAGCCATCCGGCGCGCCGGCGCATCGTCATGATGTTGATGACGGTCGGCAGCCTGGGCAGCGCGGCCATCATCGCGACGCTGATCGCATCGATGTGGAACGTGTCAGGGTTCGGCGCGGGATTCGAGCGCGGACTCATGATCATCGGCGGGGTCTTCGTGCTGTGGCTGATCCTGCGCATCCCGACCCTGGACCGCACCCTGGCCCGCGTGTTCGCCGGGATCGTCAAGCGCATGACCGATGTCGACATCCGCGACTACGGGCACATGCTCCGCCTGTCCGGCGACTACGGGATCTCCGAGCTCCTGGTCGAGACGGACGACTGGATGACCGAGAAGACGCTGGCGGAGCTCGATCTGTCCCACGAAGGGCTGCTGGTGCTGGGCATCATCCGCGGCGACCACTACTTCGGCGCGCCCAAGGGCAGCTACCTGGTGCGCACCGGCGACACGCTCATGGTCTACGGGCCGGTCGAGCGTCTCGCCGAGCTGGACGATCGTCGCACGGGCGCGACCGGTGAGGCCGCCCACCGCGACGCGATCGAAGCGCAGCGCGAGATCGAACGGCGTGAGCACATCGCACAGGCGACCGAGACGGGCAACACGCCGAACCTGCAGGGCGCGGAGCCACCGGCGGGTGGATCGGACGGACAGCGACCGCCGGACGAGCCGGATCGGTGA